One region of Mesobacillus boroniphilus genomic DNA includes:
- the sugE gene encoding quaternary ammonium compound efflux SMR transporter SugE, which translates to MAWLFLIIAGIFEVVWAIGLKYTEGFTKTVPSLITLAGMAISFYFLSMAVKTLPIGTAYAIWTGIGAAGAVILGIVLFGEPRNLLRLMFVAFILVGIIGLKATSGSN; encoded by the coding sequence ATGGCTTGGTTATTTTTAATAATTGCTGGCATATTTGAAGTCGTGTGGGCCATTGGCCTGAAGTATACAGAAGGATTCACCAAAACGGTACCATCGTTGATCACCCTGGCAGGAATGGCGATAAGCTTTTATTTCTTGTCGATGGCAGTCAAAACCTTGCCAATTGGTACGGCATATGCAATCTGGACTGGAATTGGAGCTGCAGGAGCAGTCATTCTGGGAATTGTCCTGTTTGGAGAGCCTCGTAATCTTTTAAGGCTGATGTTCGTCGCCTTCATTCTAGTTGGAATCATCGGATTGAAGGCCACATCAGGAAGCAATTAA
- a CDS encoding TIGR04190 family B12-binding domain/radical SAM domain protein, which produces MRYDLVLLHAPSVYDFRKNALLAGPISDVVPSSPVFEMYPIGLTSIAEYLERQGLRVKIINIANRMLMDANFDVEKKLKRIKTRAFGIDLHWLPHAHGSIELAKIVKNLHPETPMVFGGLSATYYHKELIEYPFIDFVMRGDSTEKLMLLLINNIKNGTHQLGGIPNLTWKDGITPVYNPLSHVPDSLDEFDIPGYRYTIKSVFKYKNFLDPLPYNGWLQYPNTAILTAKGCTQGCLICGGSKQSYKDNCNRKVLAKRSPAKLVEDILFIQRFSRAPIFILHDIRQAGKDYVDEFFERLSKINLKNELVFELFQYANEEFFEKIEKVVPKYSIELTLETHDEKIRRYNGKFNCTNAKVIETLSAALRHSCKKIDIFFMVGIPHQDYQSALDNVDFCEEIHNACGGDKRLSYFVAPLAPFLDPASPAFENPEKYGYKKFCHTIEDHRKAITQPSWKYMLSFETDYMNRDEIVKSTYESARSLNAFKLKYDLVDKKTHDEVNEKITRSLEYIEKIDEIIALPEQEKNQQLTMLSKEMEEVNKYSICGKHELKWEVKKHYANVFSLTAIGIELLVEDILINVKQKWNSYNKRVGETSKSRT; this is translated from the coding sequence TTGAGATACGATTTAGTCCTGCTCCATGCGCCAAGTGTTTACGATTTCCGGAAAAATGCGCTGCTGGCCGGTCCGATAAGTGACGTTGTTCCGTCCTCTCCGGTATTTGAAATGTATCCAATCGGGCTGACGAGTATTGCTGAATATCTGGAACGCCAGGGCTTGCGGGTGAAAATCATCAACATCGCGAACCGTATGCTGATGGATGCAAACTTTGATGTAGAAAAGAAATTGAAAAGGATTAAAACACGGGCTTTTGGAATTGACCTTCACTGGCTGCCGCACGCTCATGGAAGTATTGAACTAGCGAAAATTGTGAAAAATCTACACCCTGAAACTCCTATGGTTTTTGGCGGTTTGTCTGCAACCTATTACCATAAAGAATTGATAGAGTATCCATTCATTGATTTTGTCATGAGGGGCGATTCTACTGAAAAATTGATGCTTCTTTTAATTAATAATATAAAAAACGGAACTCACCAGCTTGGCGGAATCCCTAACTTGACCTGGAAGGATGGAATTACTCCTGTTTACAATCCATTAAGCCATGTTCCTGACAGCCTTGATGAATTTGATATCCCTGGCTACCGATATACAATCAAGTCGGTCTTCAAGTATAAAAACTTCCTGGATCCACTGCCATATAACGGCTGGCTTCAATATCCCAATACAGCAATCCTCACGGCAAAGGGCTGTACCCAGGGATGTTTGATATGCGGCGGGTCTAAGCAGTCCTACAAGGATAACTGCAACCGGAAGGTCCTGGCTAAACGCTCGCCTGCGAAACTCGTGGAGGACATTCTCTTCATCCAGCGCTTCAGCAGGGCACCAATTTTCATTCTCCATGATATCCGCCAGGCAGGAAAGGATTATGTCGATGAATTCTTTGAGAGGCTAAGCAAGATTAACCTTAAGAATGAGCTCGTTTTTGAACTGTTCCAATATGCGAATGAGGAGTTTTTTGAAAAAATTGAGAAGGTTGTACCGAAGTACAGCATTGAATTGACCCTGGAAACCCATGATGAAAAAATTCGCCGTTACAATGGCAAATTCAATTGCACGAATGCAAAAGTGATTGAAACGCTGAGTGCTGCCTTAAGGCATAGCTGCAAGAAGATTGACATCTTTTTCATGGTTGGCATCCCGCATCAGGATTATCAAAGCGCACTTGATAACGTCGATTTTTGCGAGGAAATTCACAATGCCTGTGGAGGGGATAAGCGACTATCATACTTTGTTGCTCCGCTTGCACCATTCCTGGACCCAGCAAGCCCGGCTTTTGAAAATCCTGAAAAATATGGCTATAAGAAGTTCTGCCATACAATCGAGGACCATAGAAAGGCAATCACCCAGCCATCATGGAAGTACATGCTTAGCTTTGAAACAGATTATATGAACAGGGATGAAATTGTCAAATCTACCTATGAATCTGCCAGGAGCCTGAATGCTTTTAAGCTCAAATACGATCTTGTCGACAAGAAGACTCATGATGAAGTGAATGAGAAAATCACCAGGTCGCTTGAATATATAGAAAAAATCGATGAAATCATTGCTCTTCCCGAACAGGAAAAGAACCAGCAATTGACCATGCTTAGCAAGGAGATGGAAGAGGTCAATAAGTACAGTATTTGCGGAAAGCATGAACTGAAATGGGAAGTGAAAAAGCATTATGCTAATGTATTTTCGCTGACGGCAATCGGAATCGAGCTATTGGTAGAAGATATCTTAATAAATGTGAAACAGAAATGGAATTCCTATAATAAAAGGGTTGGAGAAACATCTAAGAGCAGGACGTAA
- a CDS encoding cation diffusion facilitator family transporter has product MSSMIEFLKRGNKSSGIAALGNTFLAIIKGVAAVISGSGTMLATTLHSVADALNQFFVFIGSAISEKEATKRFPTGFGRVVNLFVLVAVIIISIMAYETVIKGWELIQHPKSSSNLWLNVIIMIVAVLVDGGILIKAMKEIAHETRSEAKGFGIIANAFKNVSLAAPPTRLVFYEDLIATFGALLALFSIVMAHVTGFYLLDGIGTLLIGILLIGIALKIGYENTIGLIGVAAPKVVEDRIAKLILSDPDVIDINTLRIVQEGRQYHVESYLELRKGLTLADADDIKFRVRDKVLTDPDVDDVTMGIIEADDVQTWKM; this is encoded by the coding sequence ATGTCATCAATGATAGAGTTTTTGAAAAGAGGAAATAAGTCTTCCGGAATTGCGGCGCTTGGGAATACATTCCTTGCTATAATCAAAGGGGTTGCTGCTGTAATCAGCGGAAGTGGTACGATGCTTGCGACGACACTTCATTCGGTTGCAGATGCATTGAATCAATTTTTTGTTTTCATCGGCAGTGCCATTTCAGAAAAAGAAGCAACCAAACGATTTCCAACCGGGTTTGGAAGGGTTGTCAACTTATTCGTACTTGTGGCTGTCATCATCATCTCGATTATGGCATATGAAACAGTCATCAAAGGGTGGGAGCTGATCCAGCATCCGAAATCTTCCTCCAATTTGTGGCTGAATGTCATTATCATGATAGTCGCGGTTCTTGTCGATGGAGGAATCCTGATAAAAGCAATGAAGGAAATTGCTCACGAAACGAGAAGTGAGGCAAAGGGGTTTGGAATCATTGCAAATGCGTTTAAGAATGTCAGTCTGGCAGCACCGCCGACAAGACTGGTTTTCTATGAGGATTTGATTGCGACATTTGGTGCACTTTTAGCATTGTTTTCTATTGTCATGGCTCATGTAACAGGATTTTACCTGCTTGACGGAATCGGAACATTGCTGATTGGCATCCTGCTGATTGGTATTGCTTTGAAAATTGGTTATGAGAACACCATAGGCCTCATTGGTGTTGCAGCACCTAAGGTTGTTGAGGACCGGATTGCCAAGCTGATCTTGTCAGACCCCGATGTCATTGACATCAATACATTGAGGATTGTCCAGGAGGGCAGGCAGTATCATGTTGAAAGCTACCTGGAGCTGCGCAAAGGACTGACACTGGCTGACGCTGATGATATCAAGTTCAGGGTCAGGGATAAGGTATTAACAGACCCGGACGTAGACGATGTTACAATGGGAATTATCGAAGCGGATGACGTCCAAACTTGGAAAATGTAA
- a CDS encoding DUF1700 domain-containing protein, protein MIQLKIEFLTQLSRHLGKHPDKEQILAEYDSHITEMLAEYSGMQIEDADISTDIYSRLGTPEEIADSWREELSTTPMKTQWVFILANLVFFVGGTILTLVHNLFDIPFIDIAWKSITSIPALIILLYLFFWALLGYEIGKGFGHKGRRLMKKTFILSIVPNIILMNLTLFRLIPHDWFQPLLSPPFILICILFTALLYPICWIGYRWGKKASI, encoded by the coding sequence ATGATCCAGTTAAAGATTGAGTTTCTCACCCAGCTTAGCAGGCACCTAGGAAAGCATCCCGACAAGGAACAGATTTTGGCTGAATATGACAGCCATATCACAGAGATGCTGGCTGAGTATAGCGGCATGCAAATAGAAGACGCGGATATCAGCACGGACATTTATTCAAGATTGGGGACTCCCGAAGAAATTGCGGATAGCTGGCGTGAAGAATTATCAACGACACCAATGAAAACTCAATGGGTTTTCATTTTGGCAAATCTTGTTTTCTTTGTTGGAGGCACTATCCTGACCCTCGTACATAATCTTTTTGATATCCCTTTCATCGACATCGCGTGGAAAAGCATCACTTCGATTCCTGCTTTGATCATCTTACTTTATCTCTTCTTTTGGGCACTGCTTGGATATGAGATAGGCAAAGGATTTGGCCATAAAGGGAGAAGATTGATGAAAAAAACGTTTATCCTGTCCATCGTGCCGAACATCATTCTTATGAACCTGACTTTGTTCAGGCTAATACCGCATGACTGGTTCCAGCCGCTGCTGAGCCCGCCATTCATTCTTATATGTATTCTTTTCACAGCACTATTGTATCCAATTTGTTGGATTGGATATAGATGGGGGAAAAAGGCTTCCATCTAA
- a CDS encoding EAL domain-containing protein, whose translation MDIPHMYIFDLNNIALTVVFSIISSILAVEFSRQIKRISEKKKSKIALYSVVLAFTFWLTHLFVIISAGVPFSTSNYYLYFLIFFGICAIGSFAALSLAQREIANTSQYIFTSILIAASILIADFTAFYIIFKNAITIQPIFAALSVFMVLVTSFLLLRFLMQITNEDIYEFVKKYKYIGSVLGGIALAGIPYIILTSMMTVVEGEGPHSALAPFIFMAAANLLFMLVPDLFGEKLIMKNVQSHLSLFSHNPDSVFRVDLQGYILSVNKEAVEMTGYMANELAGLHFIDLIGGNEEEQKIRKYFRKVLRGETKLIETTLKRADSTYAEVRITAVRIIVKNTTVGVFGIVRDITEQKKADKMIEYLAYHDELTNLPNRRNLEKVMAELFIKDEAFSLIYLDFDRFKRINDTFGHSFGDKILMQIGKKLAEVVPEECLVARIGGDEFAILVAEGNKPDQIANKVVRAFQSPLFAEGMEFLITASIGISKYPEDTDNLELLLKYADMAMYKAKENGANHFQFFDQSMVDQNLNKFELENDLRNAINSDALTVFYQPKYNATTNEITGAEALARWKHPRHGMIPPGVFIPIAEEANLIVPLERLIIRQVFSQLVTWKEQGFDVPRTSINISIIHFYQEDFVKFMQLALKEYDLYGELIEIEVTESIMIKKEDSINAQLQSLREIGIEVSIDDFGTGYSSLSYLSKLSVDRLKIDQSFISHSQENREIISTIVSMATNLKLKVIAEGVETESQIDLLKSLGCQEVQGYFYSPPLPSNEYETMMNRKLQET comes from the coding sequence ATGGATATTCCCCATATGTACATATTTGACTTGAATAATATAGCCTTGACTGTCGTCTTTTCAATCATCTCTTCAATTTTGGCTGTTGAATTCAGCAGGCAAATCAAAAGAATAAGTGAAAAAAAGAAAAGTAAAATTGCTCTGTATTCTGTGGTGTTGGCATTTACATTCTGGCTGACTCATCTTTTTGTGATTATTTCAGCTGGAGTCCCATTCTCTACGAGCAATTATTATTTATACTTTTTAATCTTTTTTGGAATTTGTGCGATTGGATCATTTGCAGCACTTAGTTTAGCACAAAGGGAGATTGCGAATACTTCACAGTACATATTCACGAGCATATTAATTGCGGCAAGCATTTTGATCGCTGATTTTACGGCTTTCTACATAATCTTCAAGAATGCCATTACTATACAGCCGATTTTTGCAGCACTATCAGTTTTCATGGTTCTTGTTACCTCATTTTTGCTGCTGAGATTTTTGATGCAAATTACGAATGAGGATATTTATGAGTTTGTGAAAAAGTATAAGTACATCGGCAGCGTACTTGGCGGCATTGCACTGGCAGGTATTCCTTATATCATCCTCACATCAATGATGACAGTAGTAGAGGGTGAAGGCCCTCATTCGGCCTTGGCACCGTTCATCTTCATGGCGGCTGCAAATTTATTATTCATGCTCGTTCCAGACCTGTTTGGCGAAAAATTGATCATGAAGAATGTCCAGTCCCATCTATCCTTGTTCAGCCATAACCCTGATTCTGTGTTCAGGGTCGATTTGCAAGGTTATATTTTAAGTGTCAATAAAGAGGCAGTTGAAATGACAGGGTACATGGCTAATGAATTAGCTGGGCTCCATTTCATTGATCTGATTGGTGGAAACGAGGAAGAACAGAAAATCAGGAAATATTTCAGGAAAGTCCTTAGAGGCGAGACGAAATTGATTGAAACTACCCTCAAAAGGGCTGATTCAACATACGCGGAAGTGAGAATCACAGCCGTCAGGATCATCGTCAAAAATACAACAGTTGGTGTTTTTGGAATCGTCAGGGACATAACAGAGCAAAAAAAAGCAGACAAGATGATTGAGTATCTGGCATATCATGATGAGCTTACTAATTTGCCTAACAGACGGAATTTAGAGAAAGTGATGGCTGAGCTGTTTATTAAGGATGAAGCATTTTCCTTGATTTATCTTGATTTTGACCGCTTTAAAAGAATCAATGATACATTTGGACATTCGTTTGGTGATAAGATTTTGATGCAAATCGGCAAGAAGCTTGCAGAAGTCGTGCCGGAGGAATGTCTTGTTGCAAGAATTGGCGGAGATGAATTCGCGATTCTTGTTGCTGAAGGAAACAAGCCAGACCAGATCGCCAATAAGGTTGTGCGGGCATTCCAGTCACCGCTATTTGCCGAGGGCATGGAATTTTTGATCACGGCAAGTATTGGGATTTCCAAGTATCCAGAAGATACGGATAACCTTGAATTATTACTGAAATACGCTGATATGGCAATGTATAAGGCGAAAGAAAACGGCGCGAACCACTTTCAGTTTTTCGACCAAAGCATGGTGGATCAGAACCTGAATAAGTTTGAGCTTGAGAATGATTTGAGGAACGCTATAAATAGTGATGCTCTCACCGTTTTTTACCAGCCTAAATACAATGCAACAACAAATGAAATAACCGGGGCTGAAGCTCTGGCAAGATGGAAGCATCCTCGCCATGGAATGATTCCTCCTGGTGTATTCATCCCGATTGCCGAGGAGGCGAACTTGATCGTACCCCTCGAGAGATTAATCATTAGGCAGGTGTTCAGCCAGCTTGTCACATGGAAGGAGCAGGGATTCGATGTTCCCCGCACATCAATCAATATCTCGATCATACATTTTTACCAGGAGGATTTCGTGAAATTCATGCAGCTTGCGCTTAAAGAGTACGATCTTTATGGTGAATTGATTGAAATCGAAGTAACTGAAAGCATCATGATCAAGAAGGAAGATAGTATCAACGCACAGCTTCAGTCACTAAGGGAAATTGGAATCGAAGTCAGCATTGATGATTTTGGCACAGGATACAGTTCTTTGAGCTATTTAAGTAAACTTTCAGTCGACCGTTTGAAAATTGACCAAAGCTTCATTTCGCACTCCCAGGAAAACCGCGAAATCATATCAACGATTGTTTCTATGGCAACGAACCTGAAGTTAAAGGTCATTGCCGAGGGGGTTGAAACAGAATCGCAGATTGACCTGTTGAAATCACTGGGCTGTCAAGAAGTTCAGGGCTATTTCTACTCACCACCTTTGCCATCTAATGAATATGAAACAATGATGAACAGGAAGCTTCAGGAGACCTGA
- a CDS encoding DUF4173 domain-containing protein gives MYSNTILYLLNILVIPLMVLIQLVLVTYPTENQWHRWPYVQKLFLSVGAAIAYVFRFIMYGPKLAIRGLEEKKSATIRKVLIGVAISLPLLFVIVNLLVSADQQFGNMLGTIPRWLLGLKIEEEILRTIAITIYTLAIFGVLQVLRAKQPLPVEQPAQKEKMAWDSVVSLTVLTLLNIVYLLFVIVQFQYFFSETLTDGFTYAEFARRGFFELLFVTMLNLLIISTFVSFVEKGSKILTRALRGLLSLLVIFSGVMLYSAFIRLFMYEEAYGFTFARVLAHSFMIFLLVILCYSFMRIWMERLSLVRFYIISAIIFYTLVNTIQLDRFVVERNLERYLETGKIDIYYLNSLSYEGVEGLVELYKINPGHPGLSDLLLQRKQDLMYSEENWNSINMSRRSAEKALMDLEMK, from the coding sequence ATGTATTCGAATACGATATTATATTTGCTAAACATCCTGGTGATCCCCCTGATGGTCCTCATCCAACTTGTGCTTGTCACCTACCCGACGGAAAACCAATGGCATAGATGGCCGTACGTCCAAAAACTCTTTTTATCAGTAGGAGCAGCGATTGCCTATGTGTTCAGGTTCATAATGTATGGACCTAAATTGGCTATCAGAGGACTTGAAGAAAAAAAGAGTGCTACGATTCGAAAAGTGTTGATTGGGGTGGCTATTTCATTACCACTATTGTTTGTCATCGTCAATTTACTGGTCTCTGCTGATCAGCAGTTCGGAAACATGCTGGGTACAATCCCAAGGTGGTTATTGGGATTGAAGATAGAGGAGGAGATCTTGCGTACAATCGCGATCACCATTTACACATTGGCGATCTTTGGTGTATTGCAGGTGTTAAGGGCTAAGCAGCCACTACCTGTTGAACAGCCTGCACAAAAAGAAAAGATGGCATGGGATAGTGTGGTCAGCCTGACAGTGCTAACTTTATTGAATATCGTTTACCTTTTATTCGTAATTGTACAATTCCAATATTTTTTCAGTGAAACATTGACAGATGGTTTTACGTATGCAGAATTTGCTCGCAGAGGATTCTTTGAACTGCTTTTTGTCACTATGTTGAATTTGTTGATCATTTCCACATTTGTTTCGTTTGTTGAAAAAGGCTCTAAAATATTAACGAGGGCTCTTCGCGGCCTGCTTTCACTACTCGTTATCTTCAGCGGAGTCATGCTGTATTCAGCTTTTATTCGGTTGTTCATGTATGAAGAGGCATATGGATTTACCTTTGCCAGGGTGTTGGCCCATTCTTTCATGATCTTCCTGCTTGTGATATTATGCTATTCCTTCATGAGGATATGGATGGAGCGGCTCTCGCTTGTACGTTTTTACATCATATCGGCTATCATCTTTTATACTTTGGTCAACACGATCCAGCTTGACCGATTTGTCGTCGAGCGTAATTTGGAGCGTTACTTAGAAACGGGAAAAATAGATATTTACTATCTGAATTCGCTGTCTTATGAAGGAGTCGAGGGATTGGTGGAGCTTTATAAGATTAATCCAGGTCACCCGGGTCTTTCGGACTTGTTGCTGCAAAGGAAGCAAGATTTGATGTATTCAGAAGAAAACTGGAATTCCATAAATATGTCCAGAAGAAGCGCTGAAAAAGCGTTAATGGACTTAGAGATGAAGTAA
- a CDS encoding PadR family transcriptional regulator: MFNRELLKGSTSLVLLQLLNERDMYGYELVKELDKRSDHSLQVKEGTLYPALHKLEKQEYIEFYWQEQEKGPARKYYRITEEGKEVLIEKTEEWQQFVNVMNKVIRRTKNDPVKD; this comes from the coding sequence ATGTTTAATCGTGAACTTTTAAAAGGGAGCACTTCCCTTGTACTGCTCCAGCTGCTGAATGAACGGGATATGTATGGTTACGAGCTTGTTAAAGAACTGGATAAGCGCAGTGACCACAGTCTTCAGGTAAAAGAAGGAACCTTGTATCCAGCATTGCATAAACTTGAAAAGCAGGAATACATTGAATTTTACTGGCAGGAGCAGGAAAAAGGCCCAGCAAGGAAATATTATCGGATCACTGAGGAAGGAAAAGAAGTCCTCATAGAGAAAACAGAAGAATGGCAGCAATTCGTCAATGTTATGAACAAAGTTATCAGGAGAACGAAAAATGATCCAGTTAAAGATTGA
- a CDS encoding hemolysin family protein: MDIFNLVWIAILIALTAFFVVSEFAIVKVRSSRIDQLIEEGSKKAVLAKRVISNLDEYLSACQLGITITALAIGWLGEPAIADLLRPLFISLDISESLGHILSVGIAFTTITFLHVVVGELAPKTLAIQKAEWVSLNTAGPLILFYKIMYPFIWLLNGSARLATGLVGLKPASEHDLAHSEEELRIILSESFKSGEINQSEFKYVNKIFEFDNRIAKEIMVPRTEIISLSKEDSLESFLQIVKEEKFTRYPVIDGDKDHIVGLVNIKEVMTDLINEQGHRKKVIDSYIRPIIRVIDSIPIHDLLVKMQKERIHMAILMDEYGGTSGLVTVEDILEEIVGEIRDEFDMDEVPMIRKIKESHYIIDAKMLVSEVNELLALDISDEDVDTLGGWMLTENYEVKQGDVVSFGSYHFKITEMEEHHIKYIEVTKQPETEKTAENFFMNKTEVVS, from the coding sequence TTGGACATATTTAACTTGGTTTGGATAGCCATTTTAATTGCTTTAACGGCATTTTTTGTCGTTTCAGAATTTGCGATTGTTAAAGTGAGAAGTTCCAGAATTGACCAATTAATAGAGGAAGGCAGCAAAAAAGCTGTGCTCGCAAAAAGAGTCATTTCGAATTTGGATGAATATCTTTCTGCTTGCCAGCTAGGGATTACGATTACTGCTCTTGCAATTGGCTGGCTTGGAGAGCCGGCAATTGCTGATTTGCTAAGACCGTTATTTATCAGTCTGGATATTTCGGAATCCTTAGGACATATTCTTTCAGTAGGGATTGCGTTTACGACCATCACATTCCTACATGTCGTAGTTGGTGAATTGGCTCCTAAGACTTTAGCGATTCAAAAAGCAGAATGGGTTTCTCTGAATACAGCTGGTCCGCTGATTTTGTTCTACAAAATCATGTATCCATTCATCTGGCTGTTGAACGGATCTGCTCGCCTTGCTACCGGCCTTGTCGGCCTTAAGCCTGCCTCTGAACACGATTTAGCCCATTCTGAGGAAGAACTTCGCATTATTCTATCCGAGAGCTTTAAAAGTGGTGAAATCAACCAGTCAGAGTTTAAGTATGTAAATAAAATATTTGAATTTGACAACCGGATCGCCAAAGAAATCATGGTGCCCCGTACGGAAATCATTTCGTTGTCAAAGGAAGATTCACTGGAGAGCTTCCTCCAGATTGTGAAGGAAGAGAAATTTACCCGATACCCTGTCATTGACGGAGACAAGGACCATATTGTCGGGTTAGTCAATATAAAAGAAGTAATGACTGATCTAATCAATGAGCAGGGACACCGCAAAAAGGTAATAGATTCATATATCCGCCCAATCATCCGGGTCATCGACAGCATTCCAATCCATGACTTGCTGGTAAAAATGCAAAAGGAACGCATTCACATGGCGATCTTGATGGACGAATATGGCGGAACTTCCGGACTAGTGACAGTAGAAGACATCCTTGAAGAAATTGTTGGAGAAATTCGCGATGAGTTCGATATGGATGAAGTGCCGATGATACGCAAAATCAAAGAAAGTCATTATATCATCGATGCTAAAATGCTTGTCAGTGAGGTAAATGAACTTCTTGCACTTGATATCAGCGATGAAGATGTCGATACACTTGGCGGCTGGATGCTTACCGAAAATTATGAAGTCAAGCAGGGCGACGTCGTCAGCTTCGGATCTTACCATTTTAAAATCACCGAAATGGAAGAGCACCACATTAAATATATTGAAGTAACCAAACAACCTGAAACCGAAAAGACAGCAGAGAATTTTTTTATGAACAAGACTGAGGTTGTTTCATAG
- a CDS encoding ATP-binding protein, with translation MSILLSSLERKLQNVDKTIDTIWVEPSMDFICRRTPDGLIKYVSPSVHSMLGYEPFELVGRLYTLFVHAEDYKRILSTSMPEAEDVCCVTYRIKRKDGVYIWVNSQISVVRHPETNEPFELFSVTSDVSAKIKAEHFILEYEKLNVVGQLAAGIAHEIKNPLTSLKGFIQLMKTGQELNHNYLAIMEEEIKRMESVSKELMLMAKPHKSDFKSFDMNDLVDHAITLLMAEAAKKCVEITKQSTLEDGMFLCDGNKIKQVLINMLMNSIDAMELPGEITVAISKSDEELTIAIADTGTGIPSEDLNKIGKPFFTTKANGNGLGLMICYKIIEEHDGKINVESSSKGTTFTIILPIH, from the coding sequence ATGAGTATTCTTTTATCCAGCTTGGAAAGAAAGTTACAAAACGTCGATAAGACGATTGATACAATTTGGGTAGAACCATCCATGGATTTTATTTGTAGAAGAACTCCGGATGGGCTTATTAAATATGTGTCGCCATCTGTTCATTCCATGCTCGGTTATGAGCCATTTGAATTAGTCGGAAGGCTGTATACTTTATTTGTCCATGCAGAAGATTATAAAAGAATTTTGAGTACTTCCATGCCTGAAGCTGAGGATGTATGCTGTGTAACATATCGTATTAAGCGAAAAGATGGAGTGTACATATGGGTGAACTCACAAATCTCAGTTGTACGACATCCCGAAACAAATGAACCATTTGAACTGTTTTCAGTTACAAGTGATGTTTCTGCAAAAATAAAAGCAGAGCATTTTATCCTTGAGTATGAGAAATTGAATGTTGTTGGCCAGCTTGCCGCAGGTATTGCGCACGAAATCAAGAACCCTTTGACAAGCCTTAAAGGTTTCATCCAGCTTATGAAGACCGGCCAAGAATTGAATCACAACTATTTAGCGATCATGGAAGAGGAAATAAAACGAATGGAGTCTGTTTCCAAAGAGCTGATGCTTATGGCAAAGCCACATAAATCCGACTTTAAGTCCTTTGATATGAATGATTTGGTTGATCATGCAATCACTCTGCTGATGGCTGAGGCAGCAAAGAAGTGCGTCGAAATAACCAAGCAATCTACACTAGAAGATGGAATGTTTCTTTGCGATGGCAATAAAATCAAGCAGGTGTTGATCAATATGCTGATGAACTCGATTGATGCGATGGAATTGCCAGGTGAAATAACTGTTGCGATTTCTAAATCAGATGAGGAGTTGACGATTGCAATCGCTGATACTGGTACAGGAATTCCTTCGGAAGATTTGAACAAGATCGGTAAGCCATTTTTTACGACAAAGGCGAATGGGAACGGCCTTGGATTGATGATTTGCTATAAAATTATTGAAGAACATGATGGCAAAATCAATGTGGAATCGAGTTCAAAGGGGACGACATTCACCATCATTCTGCCGATCCATTGA
- a CDS encoding GNAT family N-acetyltransferase: protein MLTLKVDSELELRIFEPSEAEELFWLVDSNRRYLRKWLPWIDSIQSPGQFYSVIQIWQKNFQEGSSIHFGIRYKGVLAGSISLHDIDWNNFQGSIGYYLSEKLQGRGITIRTVKAVINHAFYKLGLNRIEIRCGKDNHKSKAIPKKLGFYEEGVLRDGEYLNRKFHDLIVYGLLSREWQRRHALHT, encoded by the coding sequence ATGTTAACTTTAAAAGTTGATTCTGAGCTTGAACTTCGAATCTTTGAGCCGAGTGAAGCCGAGGAGTTGTTCTGGCTTGTGGATTCCAATCGCCGCTATTTGCGGAAATGGCTGCCCTGGATTGATAGCATTCAATCTCCCGGACAATTTTACTCGGTGATCCAAATTTGGCAGAAAAATTTTCAAGAAGGGAGCAGCATTCATTTTGGTATCCGGTACAAGGGCGTCCTTGCAGGCAGTATTAGCCTTCATGACATTGACTGGAACAACTTCCAGGGAAGCATCGGTTACTACCTGTCGGAAAAACTGCAAGGAAGGGGCATTACGATCAGAACGGTGAAAGCAGTAATAAACCATGCTTTTTATAAGCTTGGACTTAACCGCATTGAAATCCGTTGCGGCAAGGACAATCATAAAAGCAAGGCAATTCCCAAGAAGCTTGGGTTTTACGAGGAGGGTGTCTTACGTGATGGAGAATACTTAAATAGAAAATTTCATGATTTGATTGTATACGGGCTTCTTTCAAGAGAATGGCAAAGAAGACATGCGCTTCATACTTAA